The segment CGCCTGCCCGGCGAGAGCACCGCGCTGATGGTCGCTGCGGCGATGGGCTATCCCGAACTGGTCGAACGACTGCTCGAGGGCGAAGCCGACGTGCATGCGGTCGATGCCCGCGGCCGCAGTGCGTTGCACGCCGCGGCGCAGTTCGGGTTCGAGAGCCAGGACAGCCTGCGCGCACGCCGGCTGTTCGACGTGCTGCTCAAGCGCGGCGCCGACGTCAACCGCGCCGACCTCGAAGGCAAGACCCCGCTGCTGATGCTGCTCGGTGCCCAGCTGCGCCCGGGCAGCGACTGCGACGCCACCCACATCGGTGCGCTGCTGCCGGTACTGCTGGACGCCGGCGCACGGCTCGAACACGCCGACCAGCGTGGCGTGACCGCGCTGCACGCCTGTGCCATGCACGCCCTGCTGCCCGCTGCCCGCGTGCTGCTGGCCCGCGGGGCCGACCGCAACGCCGCCGACGGCTTCGGCCGCACTGCCGCCGACGTGGCCCGGCACCTGGGCTACGTCGACATCGCCCACGAGCTGGCCGCCCGCGGTGCGTCGGTCGTTCCCAGCGTGCGCCAGACGCTGCGGCAACCGGCCCAGCCGGCGGAATGAGGCAGGCGCGGAGCCTGGCGGCTCCGCGCCACCTGCTTAGTCGGGATCGACTGCTCCCACCGGCGTGGAGGTGCTGCGACGCTCTTCCTCGGCCTCGGGCGACATGTCCGCGTCGAGCAGTTTCTGCAGATCGCTGAGCGCCTCCAGCGAGGTCTGCACCAGCCGCGTCTCGTCGTCGTAGACCAGGTACTGCGTCTTGAGCAGCTTTTCGTCGTGGCGGCGGAAGCGCTCGACCCGGTCGACCGCCTGCGCGGCGGGCATGCCCAGCGCCTCGAGCGTCTTGCGGGTCATCTTCAAGCTGGAATGGAAGGTCTCGCGCACCGGCTCGTCCACGCCCAGGTCCATCAGCCGGAAGGCATGCTGGCGGTTGCGTGCGCGGGCGACCAGCTTGAGGTGCGGGAACTGCCGGCGCACCAGCCGGGCGATGCGCAGGTTGGCCTGCGGATCGTCGGTGGCCAGCACGAACACCTCGGCCTTGTCCGCCTGCGCCGCACGCAGCAGGTCCGGCCGCGCCGGATCGCCGAAGAACAGCGAGGTGTTGGAGAAGCGGCGCAGCGTGTCCATCTGCTCCACCGAGGATTCCAGCGCCACGAACGGGATGTTCTGCGCGCGCAGCATGCGGCCGACGATCTGCCCCATCCGGCCGAAGCCGGCGATGATCACGCGCGGCGGCGCATCCGGCGTGATCACGTCGTACTCCCGCTCGGGCACCCGCGCCTTCACGTTCAGCAGCTTCGCCGCGGCCACCACCAGCAGCGGCGTGAGCGCCATCGACAGGGTGATCGCCAGCACCAGCACGCCATGCAGGCCCGACTCCAGCAGATGGCGATCACCGGCCTGCTTCAGCACCACGAAGGCGAACTCTCCGCCGCAGGCCAGCAATACCGCCAGCCGCAGGGCATCGGCGCCGTCCAGCCCGCCCAGGGTGCGCCCCAGCGGCCACAGCAGCGCGCCCTTCATCAGCAGCAGCCCCGCCACCAGGCCGAGCACCAGCCACGGTTGGTGCAGCAGTTGCCCCAGGTCCATCGACATGCCCACGCTGATGAAGAACAGCCCCAGCAGGAGGCCCTTGAACGGCTCGATGTGCGATTCGAGCTCGTGGCGGTACTCCGAATCGGCCAGCAGCACGCCAGCCAGGAACGCGCCCAGGGTGGACGACACACCGACCCGTTCCATCAGCCACGCCGTACCCATCACCACCAGCAGCGCCGTGGCGGTGGACACCTCGATCGCGTTGGCCTTGGCGACGAAGCGGAACACCGGGCGCAGCAGGTAGCGCCCCCCCACCATCACCACCACGATGATGCCGACGGTACGCGCGATGCCGACCAGGTCCACGCCGTGCCGCGCCGAGGAGCTGGCCAGCAGCGGCACCATCGCGATCAGCGGGATCGCGGCCAGATCCTGGAACAGCAGGATCGAGAACGCCTGGCGGCCGTAGGCCGAACCGGCCTCCTTGCGCTCGGCGAGGATCTGCAGGCCGAACGCGGTGGACGACAGCGCCAGGCTGCCGCCGACCACCACGGCCACCTTGCCGGTGAGCCCGCCGAGCGCGTACCCGACGCCACCGATCACCAGCGCGCTGGCGATCACCTGCAGCGCGCCGGTGCCGAACACCGAGCGGCGCATCACCCACAGACGCTGCGGCGACAGTTCCAGGCCGATCACGAACAGCATCAGCACCACGCCGAACTCGGAGATCGTGGCCACGCCGTCGGTGTCTCGCACCAGGCCCAGCACCTGCGGCCCGATCACCACGCCCGCCCCCAGGTAGCCCAGCACCGCGCCCAGGCGGAAGCGCTTGGTCAGCGGTACGGCAATCACCGTCGCCAGCAGGAACACCAGCGCGGTCTCGAGATAGTGCGGACTGTGCAAGCGGCGTGCTCCTCGGCAGGTCGCCGGATTATGTCACGCGCCTGCGGCGGCTCCGTGACCGCGACCAACACCACCGCAAGTGTGGAATCATCACGGGCATGAACGCTGCCACCCGCCTCCTGCTCTCCGCTTCCCTGGTCCTGACCGCCTGCGCCTCCGACGCCGCCGTCCCGGTCTACGGCTACAAGGTGGTGCACACCTATCCGCACGACCGGCAGGCCTTCACCGAAGGCCTGTTCTACCGCGACGGCTTTCTCTACGAGAGCACCGGCATGATCGGCGCCTCCTCGATCCGCAAGGTCGAGCTGGCCACCGGCCACGTGCTGCAGCAGCGCGACCTGGCGCCGCCGGACTACGGCGAGGGCATCGTCGCCTGGCGCGACAAGCTGGTCGAGCTGACCTGGCAATCGCAGAAGGGCTACACCTACGATCTGGACAGCTTCCGTCCCACCGGCAGCTTCCACTACCCGGGAGAGGGCTGGGCCCTGACCGCCGACAGCCGGCACATCTACATGAGCGACGGCACGGCGTTCCTGCGCGTGCTCGACCCGGAAACGCTCGACCAGGTGTCCTCGATCATGGTCACCGCCGACGGCGCGCCGGTGAAGAACCTCAACGAGCTGGAATGGGTGAAGGGGCAGATCTACGCCAACGTGTGGCTCACCTCACGCATCGCGCGGATCGATCCGGTCAGCGGCCACGTGGTCGGCTGGATCGACCTGGCCGGCCTCGGCCCGAAACCGGACCAGATGATCGACCCGGCCAACGATGTGCTCAACGGCATCGCCTACGACGCGAAGGGCGACCGGCTGTTCGTCACCGGCAAGCAGTGGCCGAAGATCTACGAGATCCGGCTGACCGGCCCGAAGCACTGAGTCCGCAGGCCGCCGGCGCGGGCTTTCCGGCGCGTCCTACTCACTGCGCAGCCAGCGTGCGGCGTCGATTGCGTAATAGGTGAGGATGGCGTCGGCGCCGGCGCGCTTGAAGCAGGTCAGCGTTTCCAGCACCACCGACTTCTCGTCGAGCCAGCCGTTCTGGCAGGCGGCCTTGAGCATCGCGTATTCGCCGCTGACCTGGTAGACGAAGGTGGGCATGCCGAAGGCGTCCTTCACCCGGCGCAGCACGTCCAGGTACGGCAGGCCCGGCTTGACCATCACCGCATCCGCGCCTTCATGGATATCCAGCTCGACCTCGCGCAGCGCCTCGTCGGCATTGCCCACGTCCATCTGGTAGGTGTGCTTGTTGCCCTTGCCGAGGTTGCCGGCCGAGCCGACCGCGTCACGGAACGGGCCGTAGAAACTGGAGGCGTACTTGGCCGAGTAGGCGAGGATGCGGGTGTGGATGTGGCCGGCCGCTTCCAGCGCATCGCGGATCGCACCGACGCGGCCGTCCATCATGTCCGAGGGGGCCACGAAATCCATGCCCGCCTCGGCCTGCGCCAGCGACATCTTCACCAGCGCCTCGATGGTCGGCTCGTTCATCACGTAGCCGTGTTCGTCGATCAGGCCGTCCTGGCCGTGGCTGGTGTACGGATCCAGCGCCACGTCGCCGATCAGCCCCAGCTCCGGGTACTTCGCCTTCAGCGCGCGGCAGGCCCGCTGCATCAGGCCGTCGGGGTTCCACGCCTCGGCGGCGTCCTCGGTCTTCGGCGCGTCGGTGATCGGGAACAGCGCCAGCGCCGGGATGCCCAGCCGCACGCATTCGCCGGCCAGTTCCAGCAGCAGGTCGATCGACAGCCGCTGCACGCCGGGCATCGACGGCACGTCCACGCGCCGGTTCTCGCCCTCGATCACGAACGCCACCATGATCAGGTCGGTCGCCTGCAGGGTGTGCTCGCGCATCAGCGCGCGGGAAAACGCGTCGCGGCGCATGCGGCGGGGGCGGATCGCGGGGTAGCTCATGGATCGTTCCTGCAGGCAAATCGGCTACGCATTGTACGCCCGCGGTGGCCGCGTCCCACGAGGCACGCCGCCGCAGCAGGCCCCCGCCTCACTCGTCGCGGATCGCCGCGATCGGGTCCAGCGCCGCCGCCTGGCGCGCCGGATAGATGCTGAAAGCCAGACCGATCAGCACGCAGGCCACCGCCGATGCCAGCACCCCGACCGGCTGCCACGCCACCTTCCAGCCGGCGAACACGGCGATGGCGTAAGCCAGCAGGGCGCCGAACACCAGGCCGATCACGGCGCCGGAAGTGCAGATCACCACCGCCTCCCGCAGGAAGCGTTTGACGATGTCGCCGCGCCGCGCACCGATCGCACGCAGCAGGCCGATCTCGCGACGGCGCTCGAGCACGTTCGCCAGCATGATGTTCATGATGCCGATGCCGCCGACCAGCAGGCTGACGCCGGCGATCGAACCCATCACGATCGAGAAGATGCGCTGGGTCTTCTGGTTCTGCCGGTACAGCTGCTGCGGCACGATCATGCGGTAGTCGGCCGCCCCGGCGTGCCGCTGGTCGAGCACCTGGGTGAGCACGCGTGCGCCGGCCGCCAGGGTGTCGGGATCCTTCAGCTGCAGCAGGAAGCGGTCGACCGGATCTTCCATCGGCTGGAAGCGGAAACGGGCATGCGCGCTCTGCAGCGGCACGAACACGCGATTGGCATCCGCTCCCAGCGAAACGCCCTCGAACTTGTCCTGGCCGAGATCGCGATCGGCCAGCACCCCGACCACCCGCAGCCACACCTGGTTGACCTTGACCAGCCGACCCAGCGCCTTGCCGTCGGGAAACAGGTCGTGCGCGGCCTGC is part of the Dyella thiooxydans genome and harbors:
- the hemB gene encoding porphobilinogen synthase; amino-acid sequence: MSYPAIRPRRMRRDAFSRALMREHTLQATDLIMVAFVIEGENRRVDVPSMPGVQRLSIDLLLELAGECVRLGIPALALFPITDAPKTEDAAEAWNPDGLMQRACRALKAKYPELGLIGDVALDPYTSHGQDGLIDEHGYVMNEPTIEALVKMSLAQAEAGMDFVAPSDMMDGRVGAIRDALEAAGHIHTRILAYSAKYASSFYGPFRDAVGSAGNLGKGNKHTYQMDVGNADEALREVELDIHEGADAVMVKPGLPYLDVLRRVKDAFGMPTFVYQVSGEYAMLKAACQNGWLDEKSVVLETLTCFKRAGADAILTYYAIDAARWLRSE
- a CDS encoding monovalent cation:proton antiporter-2 (CPA2) family protein, with the translated sequence MHSPHYLETALVFLLATVIAVPLTKRFRLGAVLGYLGAGVVIGPQVLGLVRDTDGVATISEFGVVLMLFVIGLELSPQRLWVMRRSVFGTGALQVIASALVIGGVGYALGGLTGKVAVVVGGSLALSSTAFGLQILAERKEAGSAYGRQAFSILLFQDLAAIPLIAMVPLLASSSARHGVDLVGIARTVGIIVVVMVGGRYLLRPVFRFVAKANAIEVSTATALLVVMGTAWLMERVGVSSTLGAFLAGVLLADSEYRHELESHIEPFKGLLLGLFFISVGMSMDLGQLLHQPWLVLGLVAGLLLMKGALLWPLGRTLGGLDGADALRLAVLLACGGEFAFVVLKQAGDRHLLESGLHGVLVLAITLSMALTPLLVVAAAKLLNVKARVPEREYDVITPDAPPRVIIAGFGRMGQIVGRMLRAQNIPFVALESSVEQMDTLRRFSNTSLFFGDPARPDLLRAAQADKAEVFVLATDDPQANLRIARLVRRQFPHLKLVARARNRQHAFRLMDLGVDEPVRETFHSSLKMTRKTLEALGMPAAQAVDRVERFRRHDEKLLKTQYLVYDDETRLVQTSLEALSDLQKLLDADMSPEAEEERRSTSTPVGAVDPD
- a CDS encoding ABC transporter permease is translated as MMLSPAWREAVEALARRKLRTLLTLLGMIFGVAAIVAMQGVGEGSRREALKLVESLGLHNLIVEAKPQDQDSLKEIRARSLGLSEADARAALLVVPGAERYAAEKRVHRWAVFSDDGQSTAEVSGITPDYFRLAALRVARGRALDAHDNDSLAAVAVLGAQAAHDLFPDGKALGRLVKVNQVWLRVVGVLADRDLGQDKFEGVSLGADANRVFVPLQSAHARFRFQPMEDPVDRFLLQLKDPDTLAAGARVLTQVLDQRHAGAADYRMIVPQQLYRQNQKTQRIFSIVMGSIAGVSLLVGGIGIMNIMLANVLERRREIGLLRAIGARRGDIVKRFLREAVVICTSGAVIGLVFGALLAYAIAVFAGWKVAWQPVGVLASAVACVLIGLAFSIYPARQAAALDPIAAIRDE
- a CDS encoding glutaminyl-peptide cyclotransferase, which gives rise to MNAATRLLLSASLVLTACASDAAVPVYGYKVVHTYPHDRQAFTEGLFYRDGFLYESTGMIGASSIRKVELATGHVLQQRDLAPPDYGEGIVAWRDKLVELTWQSQKGYTYDLDSFRPTGSFHYPGEGWALTADSRHIYMSDGTAFLRVLDPETLDQVSSIMVTADGAPVKNLNELEWVKGQIYANVWLTSRIARIDPVSGHVVGWIDLAGLGPKPDQMIDPANDVLNGIAYDAKGDRLFVTGKQWPKIYEIRLTGPKH